The Bacteroides fragilis NCTC 9343 genome includes the window TAAACAGTGTCGGCAATTGCTTTAATTTTCTGTCTCTTCGATTTTCGATGAAATCTTCTCTATGGCTTCACTCAACTCTTTTTCAGGAGGAATTACATTGAAATCTTCCCAAAAGCTTTTGTCGTATACAAATGGAGTTTCCGCAAAGATGGTATGTACGGACAACCGCTCATTATGGTCGAAACGGCTGACATTATCCGTTTCTATCTTGCAGGTGACCATTTCAAACCATGTATGTAGGATGGTATTGTTGAGCCATTTGTTCTTTTGTTTTATTTTAAAGTGTAAGTCTCCGCGTACATGGTGGATGTAATATGTCTGTTTCCAAGGTTTATAGGATACGGTATAAACCACCTTTTGGGGAATAATCCGGATGTTGCGGCTTCTTTTCTCAACCAGCATGTTGGCTGCTTTATGTATATACCGCGGAGTCAACTCGAATCGTGCCCGGAGCAGGGCGCTGTTTTCCGAGTCGATGTAGAGTTCACCGCAATAATAGGGATACTTGATACTTGGACGCTGTTCAAAGGAGACTACATGGGCAAGCCGGTTATCGATAACAGCAAGGTCGCTGGAAGTGTAGACATAGACACATTCTTTGGAGTCCGGAAGCAGAAAATCCGGCAAACTTTTGATTAGGTCTAACTCGATGCTGGCATGAATACCCGATTTCATTTTAGCAATTAAGGTATCCTTTACAGCTTGGTTAGTGATACGGCGCATTTTCAACAACTTTACTTGGTCGGTCTTTTCCGGGGTACTTGACGAAGCCTTATATATCTTGAATATTCCCTCAGTCAGGCTGACAAACCGGTTCTTTTGCTCGATACCCTCCCTATAGAAAGAGGTCAGATAGACAGGGACTTTGGAATAATTCTTTTTTCTGAATTGCAGCATCTCTCTCAATAGACGCACCGGATTGACAATGCGTACAATAACCTCTTGCAGGGGAATTACCTTAGGCTCCAGAGCAAAAGTTCCGTTTCGTCCGGCAAGTAGGGATGCATCCGTGGTTTGCGGTACGTAGCCCAGATGTGAAAA containing:
- a CDS encoding carboxypeptidase-like regulatory domain-containing protein yields the protein MKASKSLCLQCLFTCLLLFIAARVKADDSGILDRIIRLPKSEMTVYKLLSKITEETGYLFIYDSKLVDNERTVKLKGGKQTVRQAIYSIIGNDNLKLRSVDKHIIIYRPETALSISKEEGLCRDSTLSFTLEGTLIDQLSREPIPYATVGAEGSSIGSVTNQNGSFRLHLPDSLRNGRIRFSHLGYVPQTTDASLLAGRNGTFALEPKVIPLQEVIVRIVNPVRLLREMLQFRKKNYSKVPVYLTSFYREGIEQKNRFVSLTEGIFKIYKASSSTPEKTDQVKLLKMRRITNQAVKDTLIAKMKSGIHASIELDLIKSLPDFLLPDSKECVYVYTSSDLAVIDNRLAHVVSFEQRPSIKYPYYCGELYIDSENSALLRARFELTPRYIHKAANMLVEKRSRNIRIIPQKVVYTVSYKPWKQTYYIHHVRGDLHFKIKQKNKWLNNTILHTWFEMVTCKIETDNVSRFDHNERLSVHTIFAETPFVYDKSFWEDFNVIPPEKELSEAIEKISSKIEETEN